The stretch of DNA TCAATCAAATCACCGCGGAGGATTTCCACTTCGTCATCTTGCCTGAATCCGAATTCCTCACCCTGTACTTCGTGCAACACCTTACCTGCCGCATCAACATACCGGCCGCATTCAATTCGCGTGCGCATATCACATATCTGCTCATAGATACCCATATCTCTGGCGATATGAGTGGCTATGCCGCGGACATCCAGGGCTTGCCCCCCTTTTCTAATGGAGGCGGCTTTCTCAATCAAACATGGCGAAAAACCAAATCTTTTCAGCCAATAGCAAATAGCTGGACCCGCAATTCCAGCACCAATCACGAGAATTTTGATATCTTTAAACATTGGATTACCTTAATAACTCGAAGTATTGTCCACTACTTCAACCCCGTTCGTTAGAACAAAATCAGATTATATCAATAAATTAACCAGTTTATTCTAAAATTACGACTCCAGTAGAAGGAGCTGATTGACAATCGTCTTTGTGGGAGAGATTGGCAGGCCTCGGCGTTTGATTTTTATTAAATATTCTATGCACGTTTGAAGCACTCTTTAGAGCAAACAAAGGAGAGTTCACATAATTTAGAAAACCTTCCAATGTCCGTTCAACAGATTGATATCGATTGCAAAAAGTTAACAAGTGATTCTTTAATTCTTTGATAGTCAGCCTGGCAGTAAGTTCCACATGGGTTTCGCGAATGTCTATGTCTAATTTCAATGACTTAATTAAGGTTGAGATCTCTGCTTTTTTTATTATAGCCGGCATTCTTATTGTCTCATCGCAAACAATTTGCCCATTAAACAGCTGTTGAACAGACTCCTCATTTTTGCTCACCATTACCACTTTCAATGTTTCGCCCTCATCAAGCGGCATTTTTAATTTCTCGCGCAGATAAATGCGGGGATTATAGTGGCAGGAAGTAATGTCTTCTATATTGTCAATTATCAGGACACCTGGCTCTTCGTTTAGAGCCTTATAGAAACAGTCATCGATATATTTTTCCTGGTCTTTGGGTGATAAATTAACGAGTTGTCCCGCTTTCATATACACGATTTTATCGGGTTGTTCCGGGAATAGGTTCAAAGCGCAGCTTGTGGTTCCTGTACCCTGTTTTCCTGTAACATTCACAATCATCGGGTTTAAATAAGCAAAGTTGCTTTCTTTCTCAAGGAGAGCTGAGAGATTTTTTTTCAGAGAGTCATTCCAGGGGCAGAAAACCCGTGATTGCAATAACTCCCGCTCCGTTTTTTTCCGTATATTTTTTTTAAGGGCATCATCAAGACAGGATAGAAACTGCGCATCATTAAGCGGAATAATCCGGCTTGAGTCTTCAATTTTATACTTGCCATTATCAAAACTGACGAGCTGAGAGACACCAAATTGCTTCATAGTGCTGTCAATAAAGGCTTTTATGCCGGCACCGCTCAATCCCTCCGATTTTTTTGCGAGCATTTCAATGTCCAAAGAGGTCTGAACTTTATTTTTTTTCTGAAGAGGGCACAAATACAGGCGCAAAATAGCCAGGCGATCTTTATAGTTTGGCAGTCCAATATTAATATGTACATCAAGCCGCCCGGGACGTATTAATGCCTCATCCAAGCGTTCAAAATAATTGGTTAAACCAATTATCATCAGATTCTCAATCGCATCTACACCATCAAGATAGGTTAATAGTGTCGTAGTTAAATCAGCTTTTATTTGTTTATTCAGATCCTCGCCAGAGCTATCGCGAGAGCACACCAGTGCATCCATTTCATCGATAATGACCACATGGGTTACTCCGGTTTTTTTTTTCGCTTCATCCAGAATACTGCGAAGATTCTCAGCGGATTGGCCTACGTATTTTGAGATTAAAGCAGGTCCATTAATAACCGTCACATTCTCTTTTCCAATAAAATCATTGGCAATAGTCCGAGCTATCAATGTTTTACCGGTGCCTGGAGGACCATACAATATACCGCCGCGTGGTAATTTAAGATCGGTGTCTTCCAATTGTT from Legionella quinlivanii encodes:
- a CDS encoding AAA family ATPase; this translates as MHDNIEEIKQKIKKLEEQLKRANSILSLLSGPVDEEDIKEKLFKNRMVLATLYKTCHQYNEAFALLDIVYDDLELDSDTASSQYIDVLEGLVECTKALNKKVECTTYLSELFLRLSSTPQTKYKEQIIKYLKVYKTQLSAQETIDLIDLVLQNLDSISWTGSKVYSYAMNLKIKILSQLKRFEECYTCLNLLAEHQSTRNNRISINNDALIAHLNAYSLACIKGYSIKEFSQKLINSYYQTMSSGEEVFFEPEVTENKLHLIKIAFLFNHLKVIPPSWFPPYKIQPPQAQFLTERISQMSTDQTQLQPLSPAFEEEVQPIQEPAPVPEYIKIREKITLAWDKHGVAGYSNETQSIVEQLFIPRSLSPKQLEDTDLKLPRGGILYGPPGTGKTLIARTIANDFIGKENVTVINGPALISKYVGQSAENLRSILDEAKKKTGVTHVVIIDEMDALVCSRDSSGEDLNKQIKADLTTTLLTYLDGVDAIENLMIIGLTNYFERLDEALIRPGRLDVHINIGLPNYKDRLAILRLYLCPLQKKNKVQTSLDIEMLAKKSEGLSGAGIKAFIDSTMKQFGVSQLVSFDNGKYKIEDSSRIIPLNDAQFLSCLDDALKKNIRKKTERELLQSRVFCPWNDSLKKNLSALLEKESNFAYLNPMIVNVTGKQGTGTTSCALNLFPEQPDKIVYMKAGQLVNLSPKDQEKYIDDCFYKALNEEPGVLIIDNIEDITSCHYNPRIYLREKLKMPLDEGETLKVVMVSKNEESVQQLFNGQIVCDETIRMPAIIKKAEISTLIKSLKLDIDIRETHVELTARLTIKELKNHLLTFCNRYQSVERTLEGFLNYVNSPLFALKSASNVHRIFNKNQTPRPANLSHKDDCQSAPSTGVVILE